The DNA window CTAGCCTTTGTCTTCATAAAAGTCGCTGATCCACCAATATACTTTAACAACCTAGTCGATGCTCTGTTATATTTGTTCATGAGGCGGCGATGCTTGAACCCCCTCATCAGTCTTCCAATGGACGTATAACGCATTTTTAATGTCCGGGCGGAGCCAAATAATGAGGTGGTCGCGCCGCTCGCGTACATTCTCCATCATCTGCTACAGCTGCCTAGCCATCCGATGGTCGAAGATTTTCCTTATTATGACATCTTGCATCTTGTCCCATAAAAATTTCTCCTGCATAAAGAACATTTAGTGttagttaatcaaaattaaatacataatttaacaaaatagaAGATACAGAATAAGTAAGGTTTGAATATGTAGAGTTTTTACCATCCACTTATGGAACCATCGCTCTTTGGTCTTAGTAGGGATCTTTGTGTAGTTCAGCCACGGATGGTCATACATCAGTTTGATGACATTTGTACACTCCTGTgtacatgcattgttatttgacaCAAACCTATCAATGAAAAACTTAATATTAATAgtttactaaaaattatttgaagTAATCTATAAACTTcaattatatttagattttttagaaattttggtTGAGTTTTATCTATAAATAAAATGCACCACAAACTCTATCCGTCAACAATGAACCCTAAACAATTCACAAACAAACCAATATAGAATTATATGACTTAAGTAGAAACATCCATCAACAATCAAGTAGTATGCATATAAAACTAAATATCTTAACGACCTAAGTTCACTAACCTAAATCTAACCTATCTTaacaacctaaatccactaaaactaGAAAATTGAGTGTAACTAAATTAaagtaactaactaaaataatatgCATATAAAAGACTTAAAATAGTGCTTACGGTATCAAACCATAGAACAAATCGTCATGTACAACGAGAGCCAGTAAAGGGTCATCTAGCTAGGATCCGTGAGAGGATTCCGACACCGCGGTATCTGTCGCTAGAGGAGGCGGTGGTGTCGAAACAATGGGATGCTGAGCGGACGGAAGTGGTGGAGGAGTCCATTCTCGTGAAACAGCTTGGTGACTTCCTGGTTGTGAGAATGGTAGAGCAGCAGGAGCCCTGTAGTGGAGGTTAGGGACCATGATGAACGGCTGATCCCGTGCACCCACTGTCTGCGACGTTCCAGGAAGAGTTGGAGTAGAGGGTGATGATCGAGAAGTCCCAAAAGTACCAGTAGACACCCTTCCTCTACCATGGCCATGAGGTCGATTTGTGACACTTCTGCTTATCATCATGTCTGCGAAGAGCATAcgaattaaattcaaatttacatccattaaatttcattaaaattttcGTAAACATAATTCTTTACttagaattaaacaaattaaaatcttacaaaatttaaatttccaaCAATAATTGCCATcattcttatttttcaatttaattcaaatctTATGAAAAAATTGACAGAATCtctccaaaattcaaatttttccaCATTTTAAGGGTTTCATATAAACCAAATATCTCTCAACCCTACTCAacttttcataaataaaaaatttattcgtCATAAATTTTCTTGATTTGATATCTTTAATTgtctttaaattattaattttttcactCATTAAGACAAGGGTTCAAATCATCCTAATTCACCCATCAAGAGGCTTCAAGCATTgtcattaataaattttaattatagaaCTATTAATCtctttttaatctttaattaactTCGACTCAATCATTCAAACAAACATGAAAAACATAAATCATAATATCTAAAACTTTAATCAACTCAAAAACCTAAATTCTAATACTAATTAGcaactaaaatattaattaatcctaaatttaactaaataaaataaaaattaattagaattgcTGAAAAAGAGAGACAGGTGGTTGGAGGTGGTTGCCAGTGATCATCAAAACATCAATAACTGTTGCTAGAGGCAGAGAGAGCAACGATGGTAGAATACTAGTGGTAGCTGGCGCTACAGGAGTGGCTGGTAGAGGATTGTTGGCGGCGAGAAAAacaaagagagagaggggggaggGAGGGAGGCGAGAGGCCTTCCCATATGTGATTGCCGCTTTCACTCGTTACATATTCATGTTTCATTCGTtgacaaaattattattaattgttatatattCATGTTCCAACATgttatatattaattgttagatCTGAATTAGTTTAACTTTATGTGTATGATATTTAATTTCTAAGGAAGTTCCTATATATGTTTTATGAATATTCCATGTCCATATATCACAACTGTATCTCTTCGTATCTTCTTTTTAACTAAATCATGTCAGtatgatttttaattaagtttcattttgattaaaGAAATCAAActtgaaatgaaaactaaaacataatttctttatttttaattaaaaataattaatatctgTAATggacatataaattaaaaatttaactgaAAACCCAAACTATAATTtgagtaatattattaaaatttttaatttgtttttctttttatgaaaAACCAAATTTTCTTAGATTATATCATTATTTTCAATTGGAGGTAGTGCAACTTAAAGTGAATGCAATAGTTAGGTAGATGTAAAATCAAAATGTTAGTAACGGAAAATAAAATGaaggtaataattaataaataataaataaaataaattttaattttttttgtctttttagaATTATCAAAATACATATAGGACGTGTTTGACCGAggtaattaaagaaagaaagtaaCTTTAGAGGatatttaaaattcttaatgaaaaataatgtatttgattttgtttagaGAAAATTGCAAATTCAAGAGATTTTGACGAGACATTTTTGCTATTAAAAATGAGAAATCTTAATTCCCGAAAGAGAGAGAATGTTTATTTCATCGTCTTTTTACTTCACTTCAAATGAATTTATCTTTGCATTAATTTAcacttataattaataaataataaataataaaatcaactacaaattttttgaaataaagttaatctaattttttttccaaacaaAACATCATAAACATACAACTAATATGATTATGTGATATgtcaactaaataaaaaaatttaaaattaaggaGAGTTacaacatttaaattttaaaatttaagaacaaaaatattatataactaacttaagttttatatttatcttacaCTAAAGTTAATCTTAATCAACTCTGCTTTTCACTAAAAAGACTCGCAGACAAGTTAACATTcttcatttaaaaattcattatttaatttaaacacCCGCTAAGCGCTAAGTACATAGagtaattctattttttacacTCGGTCTTATCGAAGTGGGAGAAAAAGGAACTAAAGATAAAGGAAAGCTTTCTATTTCTAaacacaattaaaaaatttaaaaattaaacactACATAGACGAGAACACAACCATCGCATAAAAAACATCTGCATCATCGTTATCATAAGTCGTTGACGTGTGTTTGCATGGTCTTGACTGCCAAGGTAGTAGCAGCTAGATACACACACATTGCATGGTCTACATCATTGTTATAATGTTATCATATTATTAGCCACACTTttataacataatatatatatatatatatatatatatatatatattgaaatagtATAATNNNNNNNNNNNNNNNNNNNNNNNNNNNNNNNNNNNNNNNNNNNNNNNNNNNNNNNNNNNNNNNNNNNNNNNNNNNNNNNNNNNNNNNNNNNNNNNNNNNNNNNNNNNNNNNNNNNNATATCTACTATAttattttgagaaaaaatataaaaaaacattaataattttaataattttaatttatattaactaatatttttagtcaataatctgatttttttagtataataatttaatattatatttttaaatattaataattaattactaacaaaaaataataaattatactagTTATGTAATATtgttctaaaatattttcatataaatagCTTCTAAACATACAATTTACTTATCAAAATTGATAGAGGGGTCAAAATAACTGACCACGGCAAGTGCACACCAAAACATGAGCATTGATCCTTTCtatgaatattaaatatttaaataataaactaatataatataaactTGCATAATGTGGTTCAATGATTTCTTCATCTTGTAAAGTCGTGAACAAGATTTGTTCTGTCTGCATTGTTGAGTCTCCAAGAAGGGAATGGGTCCATGTCATCATTGGCATCATAATCCATGAAACGTAACTCGCCATTATTATTGCCTTGAGAGTTTGTATAGTACCACGAATTGTTATTGTTGTGGCCGTACATGTGAGCCGTAACCGGCTCCATTTCGCCGCCGCTGTTAGTAACGGTGGTTGTGGTGGCGGCTGCAGTAGCGCTggctcttctctcttctttcttgtaTCTAATCCCGCATGCATTGCATAGTGTCTGCTTGCAATTCAAACATAAAAACAACCTTAAATAAAGTGTACCTTAAACATATATAGAAGTATATGATTATATATGGAGGGGAGAAAAGCCAAAGCTTACTATTTAAAAGATAGTTCATCATGAAATTCAGCCGCTCTCTTTATTAATTGAAGCATcgacatttttttttaaattagcaaaaaatttaatataatccTTTTCGTTAATACATGAAATTGCcttcatataaaatttatatttaaaaatcattaaaaaatttaataaatttaactaaattaaaagagTTTATTAAGTGGACAAAAGATAATAACCcctataatattttcttttaattttttagcaTTTAATTAATGTAACAATGCTATAAAATCagtataaattattaatcaGTATTTAGCCATCAGTTTATTTTTACAGGCTAAAATTAAGgggaaaaaaaatctaaatgcaCTAGTAAAATGAgaaatgttaaattattaacttaattttttagtctatttttttaattcaataatttaataatatatcataaaaaatgttagaagttagtaaattttgtgattaatagttattattagtatttttttatgatgcACGGATATTGATACGGATACGGAATACACCGacaagtaaattttaaaatcttacatgATACAGGAATacgtatacatataaaatataaagtattttttagataaatcgtaatgatattttgatattttattgatattaaaatataaatataaatttttaattatttttaatatattattttaattatatcaagtatttaaaatatttttttgttttaataaataataatatatactatatctaaatttattttaaaaatatatgttaagaataagactaaatacactgacacgtaatggtatttaggtgtgtcaAGGCATAGtgttcgaaattttttttattttttattaacacgAGTGTCAGTGAATATCGTGTCCGAAATATAACCGACACGCAAACATAGCAACTCAACAAAGTGTTTGGACTTTAtaggtatttttaataatgtgaaattatatttaataatatagaattatttatttttcttttattagttaaatgttgatcaaattttaataaaagtacttacttcaaaaaattttatatattatatcttatatttttaactattaataactaagaaaaggaataaatttTTGTAAGATTCGTCCTAATAAAATATGTACGTCGACTAAAATTACTCGGCACTATCAATAAAAATTGCTGGATCTAGAAATTTTCACTCATTCATATATTTACCTTGGGTCCCCGAGGACCGTTCCTCCATAGAGGTGTGGAAGTGGTATCACAGTTGGCACAGCGGCGAGAAAAGAAAGCATCACCGTCGGATTCCTTGCTGGCTTTAGCCTCAGAATGATGAGGATTCTGTTTGGAGCGACGTTCATGATGATGACGTGTTCGCCTGTCTTCGTCTTCGGAGAATCGCGTGGACGGTGTCCCCAGGGAGAGGGTACAGTCCACCGACGACCAAGACAAAGACGACGAAGAAGGTGTAAAGGAGTACCTGTTTGGGTCACCGTAATAATAGTCATCTCCATAGGGCGTGGGGAGCATGCCGCATTTACACGTGCCCATCACGTGATCCTGAGAGTTGCTGTTACTGCAACAAtgattcatcattcttttctttatcttctCAAAATTGTATGTAGAGGAGCCAATGCAAGTTAGAGAAATAAAAAGCGGGTATTATTTTGGAATATGAAAGAAGGTTTGAAATGTGAGAGGGACAGTTACAATGAAGAGTTAGAAGGGTATGAGAAGTGAGTGTTGTCAGGTAGCTTTATATAAGCTAATAAAGGAGTCCACGTTGTCATAGTAACCGCAAATAGAGAGTTTAGTTTTGTCTTTTTATAGTCAAAGGATATCAGgactaaaagaaataaacatgAGGGGCCCAAAGTCTGGGTTATAGCCTGGAAAAAGTGAACTCTTAAGTGAGAAGAAATCAAGAGGTGACTAAGACTGAATCATAACTAATTAGTCACAGAACCAGGAGTTGAGTTTTGTTGGTACTTGGTAAGGCATGCATGAGTCTACTTTTTAGAGTTATTGCGCATTTGCGTTTATGCTATCACATAACTATTGCATTAGGGTTgcatttggaaaaataaattaaaattgattgacaaaaaaataagattaaacTAAATTTTTGTAATGCATTTAGTGTAAAATATATTAGattgaattatattttagtattatatttagtttaagataaatatggagactaagaaataaatttaaagagttaaatgaaaatatttttaaaaagaatatcattaaagttttaatttccgtttctaaaaattttagtctcttATGTCTATAacttttagaaatattaaagaaattaaaattttatatttaaattaaaaaatatttttaacattaaattttttttaatattttttctcacGCGTCATTGTGACGACAGTCGTTTCATTGGTAATATAgcattaataattttttctatgTTGTAATTTATTTACGCCTATCGTTATTagtgttattatttttagaattattcTCCACATCCAAGCAATTTTAACATCTAAGTTTATCTAAGTAATTTACAGTCACGcgctattttttcttcttctccccttGCGGTACCAACAACACCACCACCTCATTCcccttcttttctcttttgaattttttcttctgatttccttcctttttcttcttctcctccatcatcatcatcatcatcttcttcttctacatatcgtcattatcattattgtcgttattgttattgttgaatttttacAAGATGTTGTTTGATCTAAAATAGATTTTCAATGTGTTTTTATTCATGATTCAGTCTTGTTTGTGTGACTATTTTCGAACTGAGTTAATTGTGTCGCAATTGTTAtgtaattttagtttatttttgagttaattGTGTCGCAATCATTCTCTTTTGGTTCATTTATGAGTGAATTAAGTTGCATTTGGACTCGTTGTCTTgtacaattcaaaactctttcttctcaacttctactgcttcttcttcttctttctctttttcttcttcatcttctcattcttattttattttttcaaaattcttcttgATTTACTCAAATTTAATACAATTTCTGAGTTCTGCAGATTCTTTACCATTGTTTTATACTTCTCatttttctgagttaattgtgtcgcaattatttgtaatttcggttcatttttgAGTGAACTAAATTGCATTTAGACTCGTTGTCCTGcacaattcaaaattctttctcctcttcctcctcatcttatactgtttcttctccttctttttcatctttttcttcttcatcttctccttcttatttcatattctcaatttttttatttactcaaATTAACACAATTTTTGAGTTCTGCAGATTCTTTACCATTATTCTctgcttctctttctttctgagttaattgtgtTACAAATGTTAtgtaatttcagttcatttaTAAGTTAATTGTGTCACAATCATTatataatttcggttcatttttgagttaattaaaCTGCATTTAGAATCGTTATCTTCCTCAATTCAAAGCTCATTCTTCTCACCTTCTACtgcaataacaacaataacaacaacaacaaaagaatgatgatgagaagaAAACACGtaaaggagaaggagaaaaaggagcaggagaagaaggaggaggaggaacataaaaaagaagaagacgacaACCTTGATTGGTTGGAAAAATGATATGATATGTGCGCATGTAATCACATTCTTTTTAACAGATAGTGGTTTTTTTGTTGGTGCTGAGTGTACTTAGTTTACTTAGATGACAATATTGCTTGAAtgtataataaataaatcagttatttttattattacagATGATTTGTGATcgtcaataatattatttgtcGAATTTTTTCAACGCTTGATTTACTCAAATTAAATACATTTACGGACGGTCAAAGTTAATTACCAACAACACCTTGGCCGTTGATAAAATTTGTGCcgcaatttatttttcaaatttattatcaaaataatattttttcaaattatttatttatatgccACGGTTTTATATGTCCCTTCCCTTTACTCTAAATAGTTTTTGGAATCTCCTATCTATTggtacttttaagattaattgtaaTGCTAGTTATTTTGATTCTCGTGATagtgttggttttgcttgtaTTTTTAGAGATTGTAATGGGAGTTGGCAAAGGGGATGTTTGGGAATAATTGAGAGTAATAGTATTCTTCAAGgagaattgtttgctatttggagaggatatctcttagtttgggatgtgggtcaacgagatgttatttgtgagacggATTGTATGGAAGCATTTAATCTTGTTACTCAAAATGATTTTGGGTTTATCGATCCATTGGTgctcaaaataagagatatcatgCATTGGAATTGGCGTGTTGACTTTCGTTTGATTATGAGAGATGCAAACACGATGGCAAATACTATGGCAAAGATGGCGATGAAGTTACAACTTTCGCATGTGGAGCTTCCTTCATCTTGGGAGGactttaagagtagtcttaaatGAAATTGTCCCTTTATTTAAGCAgttccttattttatttgttttgtttttctttgtttagtttatttcaataaaaaaaaatttgctaaTTACAATATATAAATGATGTTTTAACTACTGCTTGGATTAATTTagaaggtaaaataaataaatttgttacGATTTAGATAGTATTaaactattaatttattttttccagtttaatccaatttaatttgaatttattttttaatttaatttaatttaaaatattacattcgaattttaa is part of the Arachis duranensis cultivar V14167 chromosome 1, aradu.V14167.gnm2.J7QH, whole genome shotgun sequence genome and encodes:
- the LOC107489138 gene encoding GATA transcription factor 19, with product MMNHCCSNSNSQDHVMGTCKCGMLPTPYGDDYYYGDPNRYSFTPSSSSLSWSSVDCTLSLGTPSTRFSEDEDRRTRHHHERRSKQNPHHSEAKASKESDGDAFFSRRCANCDTTSTPLWRNGPRGPKTLCNACGIRYKKEERRASATAAATTTTVTNSGGEMEPVTAHMYGHNNNNSWYYTNSQGNNNGELRFMDYDANDDMDPFPSWRLNNADRTNLVHDFTR